A single genomic interval of Electrophorus electricus isolate fEleEle1 chromosome 4, fEleEle1.pri, whole genome shotgun sequence harbors:
- the LOC118241228 gene encoding extracellular calcium-sensing receptor-like — translation MEPVFALLHVVIAIINFSKSNGTACILQGESAYPQLSKDGDIIVGGIFSFHGSWEITDSSYVVPPPPVKCTSLEVRALQFSQSVMFAVEEINNSSSLLPGVSLGYKIYDTCTSKAVGVQVAMALVNGNEKTVSDEVCTKPGQVQAIIGETFSSVSMPVAMSIGPFSIPLISHGATCECLSDKRKYPSFLRTIPSDHHQSRALAEMVRHFGWTWVGAIRRDDDYGNSGMAAFTQVAQQWDICLEYSLPFYKTYSQEKVTRIIEHIKSSTSRVIVGFVDPSDLEILLDVFFQHNITGYQWVGTEAWILNPVLATLDKNNILQGAIGLAVPKTEVKGLKEFILDLNRVKSAGSAIFTKYWETLFHCKYKVQNNSDDSPVCTGKEKLSEIDSMFTDMSLMPYFNNVYKGVYAIAHTLHDLLGCKETCPTKQQPDSLTFLEQLKMVHFKTKEGEEVYFDINGDPAARYEVINWQTNKEHQHDFVTVGLYDSTFNVNNRLTINVSSIVWAQNINKVPISVCSKNCPPGTRKAVQKGKPVCCFDCIPCAEGEISNITDSIKCEQCYQDYWSNAQRDKCVRKETEYLSYEETMGVLLTAFAIIGALVTLVILVIFFKYKKTPIVKAHNSELSFLLLFSLTLCFLCSLTFIGRPSEWSCMLRHTAFGITFVLCISCVLGKTIVVLMAFRARRPGSNVMKWFGPPQQRFSVFSFTLIQVLICVLWLFISPPFPFKNLKVYKDKIILECHLGSSIGFWAVLGYIGFLALLCFFLAFLARKLPDNFNEAKFIIFSMLIFCAVWITFIPSYVSSPGKFTVAVEIFAILASSFGLLFCIFLPKCYIIILKPEKNTKKQLIGKMTIN, via the exons TCTTGAAGTCAGAGCCTTACAGTTTTCACAGTCTGTGATGTTTGCAGTagaggagatcaacaacagTTCCTCTTTACTGCCTGGTGTCTCACTGGGCTATAAGATCTATGATACCTGTACTTCCAAAGCAGTGGGGGTTCAGGTGGCTATGGCACTTGttaatggaaatgagaaaacagTCTCAGATGAGGTTTGCACAAAACCAGGTCAGGTACAAGCCATAATAGGAGAGACCTTCTCATCAGTGTCCATGCCTGTTGCAATGAGTATTGGACCTTTCAGCATTCCCTTA ATCAGTCACGGTGCCACCTGTGAGTGTCTcagtgacaaaaggaaatatcCCTCATTTCTGCGTACTATTCCCAGTGATCACCACCAGAGCAGAGCACTGGCAGAAATGGTCAGGCACTTTGGCTGGACCTGGGTGGGGGCTATAAGAAGAGATGATGACTATGGCAACAGTGGGATGGCTGCATTTACTCAAGTTGCACAACAATGGGACATATGCTTAGAATATTCCCTTCCATTTTATAAAACTTACTCACAGGAAAAAGTTACGAGAATCATCGAGCACATCAAAAGCTCCACTTCTCGAGTGATAGTGGGATTTGTTGACCCCTCAGACTTAGAGATTTTGCTGGATGTATTCTTTCAGCACAACATCACTGGATACCAGTGGGTAGGAACTGAGGCTTGGATCTTAAATCCAGTTTTGGCCACACTGGACAAAAACAACATACTGCAAGGAGCCATAGGACTGGCTGTCCCCAAAACAGAAGTGAAAGGTTTAAAGGAGTTCATTCTAGATTTAAACCGAGTGAAATCTGCAGGCAGTGCCATTTTTACTAAATACTGGGAGACAttatttcattgtaaatatAAAGTACAGAATAATTCAGATGACTCACCAGTGTGCACAGGAAAAGAGAAATTGTCTGAAATTGACAGCATGTTTACTGACATGTCCCTGATgccatattttaataatgtgtataaaggggTTTATGCTATTGCCCATACCCTACATGATCTTCTTGGATGTAAAGAAACATGTCCAACAAAACAGCAGCCTGATTCTCTCACA tttcttgaaCAGTTGAAAATGGTGCATTTCAAAACTAAAGAGGGTGAAGAGGTTTATTTTGATATAAATGGTGACCCTGCTGCAAGATATGAGGTCATAAACTGGCAGACAAATAAAGAACATCAACATGACTTTGTCACTGTTGGACTGTATGACTCCACGTTCAATGTTAACAACCGATTAACAATAAATGTGTCTTCCATTGTGTGGGCACAAAATATTAATAAG GTGCCAATATCAGTGTGTAGTAAAAACTGCCCTCCAGGTACTAGAAAAGCTGTACAGAAAGGAAagcctgtgtgctgctttgactgtataccatgtgcagaaggagagatcagtaataTAACAG ATTCTATTAAATGTGAACAGTGCTATCAGGACTATTGGTCAAATGCACAGAGGGATAAATGTGTAAGAAAGGAAACTGAATATCTGTCTTATGAGGAAACTATGGGAGTTTTGCTAACAGCTTTTGCTATTATTGGTGCACTTGTGACACTggtaatattagtaatattctttaaatataaaaagactCCAATAGTCAAAGCtcacaactcagagctgagcttcctgctgctcttctctctgactctatgtttcctctgttcacttactttcattggtcggccctctgagtggtcctgtatgctgcgccacacagcgtttgggatcaccttcgtcctctgcatctcctgtgttctgggcaAAACAATAGTGGttttaatggccttcagggctagacgtccaggcagtaatgtcatgaaatggtttgggcctccacagcagagattCAGTGTCTTTTCCTTTACTCTCATACAGGtccttatttgtgtgctttggctATTTATTTCCCCTCCTTTTCCCTTCAAAAATCTGAAAGTATACAAGGACAAGATTATTCTAGAATGTCATTTAGGCTCATccataggtttctgggctgtactgggttaTATAGGATTCCTGGCTCTGTTATGTTTTTTCTTGGCCTTTCTAGCACGGaagttgcctgataactttaatgaagccaaattcatcattttcagcatgctcatattctgtgcagtttggataaCCTTTATTCCatcttatgtcagctctcctggaaaattcactgtagctgtggagatttTTGCTATTCTGGCCTCAAGCTTTGGTTTGctattctgtatatttcttccaaagtgttacataatcATACTGAAACCAGAGAAGAACACTAAAAAACAACTTATTGGTAAAATGACAATTAACTGA